The genomic window ACAGCCCGGTCTGGCCCTTGGTCCGAGACCGGATGGCCTACACCGTTTTGTTGGGATTTTTTTCATTGATTTTTATGGTCGGGATTTCTGTGCCCTTTGGCGTCTATTCGGCCACTCACCAATATTCTGCCGCCGATCATTCCTTATCGTTTCTAAGCTTTATCGGCCTTTCGCTGCCGGGCTTTTTATTTGCCTTGCTCTGGATGTTTTTTGGGGCCTTGATATTACGGATTGATGTAGGGGGGGTGCTATCGGCGGAGTATCGGGATGCGCCAATGAGTTGGAGCAAGTTGGTAGATTATTGGAATCATTTATGGCCTCCGGCAATTATTCTGGGGTTGGCCAGTACGGCCCAACTCCACCGCATTATGCGGGGCAGCGTGCTGGATGTATTGGGCCAGCAATACATTACTACGGCCCGGGCCAAAGGCTTAAAAGAGCGAAAGGTCATCAACCGTTATGCAGTGCGGGTAGCCATTAACCCGTTGATTAGCGTCATTGCCCTCGAAATCCCCAAAATCATTTCCGAGTCCGCCCTGGTGGGGATTGTGATGTCACTCCCCACCACCGGCCCGCTCTTCCTGCGGTCGTTGCAGTCGCAAGATATGTATCTGGCCGGCACGTTTTTGCTGTTTATGACTTTATTATTGATGTTGGCCAATCTTTTGGCTGATATTCTGTTGGCCTGGGCCGACCCGAGGATTGTGTACACATGAGTAACCTTGCCAAGTCTGAAGAATTATTCAAACTATATCGTGAATTGGACGAAACCGCCGCCGCCGACATTGCCGGCACCGGCGAAGGCTTAGTGACCGTTGACGAGGCGCGCTACGCCGCCTCGCAGTGGCAGTTGATGTGGCGGAGGTTTATCCGTAACAAAGCGGCCATCGTCGGTGGAACCGTCATCTTGCTCTTTTACCTGGCCGCGCTCTTGGGTAACTTCATTGTGCCCTATACCCTCACTACCCGTTTCCGTGAGCGAATCTATATGCCGCCGCAAGGGATACATTTCTTTCACCAGGGGAAATTTGTAGGGCCTTTTGTCTACGGCGTAGAGTTAACCATTGACCCCGAAACGCTTCGTAAGGATTACAAAGCCGACACCAATGAAATACATCCCCTTGACTTTTTTGCCAAAGGCGAACCTTACAAACTGTGGGGATTGTTTGAAACCAATATTCACCTGTTTCTGGCCGAAGAAAGTCCGGTCAACCTCTTTGGCACCGACCGCCAGGGCCGGGATATGTTCACCCGCACCATTTTAGGCAGTCAAATTTCGCTCACCATCGGTTTGGTCGGGGTTTTCCTGAGTCTCTTTTTCGGGACGGTCTTGGGAGTTACCTCCGGCTACTATGGCGGAAGGATTGACGACTTAATCCAACGAGTCATTGAGTTAGTCCGGTCTTTTCCCTCTATCCCCCTGTGGATGGCCCTATCCGCGGCCCTGCCGCCGCACTGGCCGCCGCTGCGGGTCTATTTTGCCGTCACCCTTATCCTGTCCCTCATCGGTTGGACCTGGCTGGCCCGCCAACTGCGGGGCAAAGTGTTGACCCTGCGCGATGCTGATTTTGTAGTGGCGGCCAAATTGGCCGGGGCCAGCGATGGGCGGATCATTTTCAAACACCTTATCCCGGCCACGCTGGGCCACATCATTGTGGTTTCTACCCTGGCTAT from Anaerolineae bacterium includes these protein-coding regions:
- a CDS encoding ABC transporter permease, encoding MSNLAKSEELFKLYRELDETAAADIAGTGEGLVTVDEARYAASQWQLMWRRFIRNKAAIVGGTVILLFYLAALLGNFIVPYTLTTRFRERIYMPPQGIHFFHQGKFVGPFVYGVELTIDPETLRKDYKADTNEIHPLDFFAKGEPYKLWGLFETNIHLFLAEESPVNLFGTDRQGRDMFTRTILGSQISLTIGLVGVFLSLFFGTVLGVTSGYYGGRIDDLIQRVIELVRSFPSIPLWMALSAALPPHWPPLRVYFAVTLILSLIGWTWLARQLRGKVLTLRDADFVVAAKLAGASDGRIIFKHLIPATLGHIIVVSTLAMPAMILAETALSFLGLGLRAPLTSWGVLLQEAQNIQSIVLYPWVFIPAIFIAISIFAFNFMGDGLRDAADPYSQ
- a CDS encoding ABC transporter permease — protein: MLAYIARRLLAMIPLLVLVSIITFFIIQLPPGDFFSTLQAQIAETGGGMDTVTMEVLRQQYGLDQPFWIQYFRWISGFPSGDFGYSLDWNSPVWPLVRDRMAYTVLLGFFSLIFMVGISVPFGVYSATHQYSAADHSLSFLSFIGLSLPGFLFALLWMFFGALILRIDVGGVLSAEYRDAPMSWSKLVDYWNHLWPPAIILGLASTAQLHRIMRGSVLDVLGQQYITTARAKGLKERKVINRYAVRVAINPLISVIALEIPKIISESALVGIVMSLPTTGPLFLRSLQSQDMYLAGTFLLFMTLLLMLANLLADILLAWADPRIVYT